One genomic window of Sphingomonas sp. C3-2 includes the following:
- a CDS encoding ABC transporter ATP-binding protein/permease produces MPPITENTTATASFEPLRRFLPYLWPQGETGLKARVVGALLLVLVAKATTLVMPFAYKGAIDRMVPGMEPAATLAIALILAYAGARFGGVLFDNLRNAVFERVGQDATRRLSAHVFAHLHQLSLRFHLERRTGAVTKVIERGTKSIDVMLYFLLFNIAPTVIELVAVAVIFQVKFGSGLVLATFAMVAAYIWFTRAITDWRAKLRDQMNTLDTGAVARAVDSLLNYETVKYFNAEKREADRYGKAVSSYAEAAIKSENSLAWLNIGQSLITNLMMGGAMGYTVWGWSKGQFTTGDVVLVNTLLAQLFRPLDMLGMVYRTIRQGLIDMEAMFTLVDTPAEVVDRPDASALKVGSGRLTFEDVHFGYEPERQILKGVSFEIPPGGTLAVVGPSGAGKSTLARLLFRFYDATGGRILIDGQDIAHVTQASLRAEIGIVPQDTVLFNDTIGYNIAYGREGAGDADVRAAAKGAAIAHFIEGLPDGYDTRVGERGLKLSGGEKQRVAIARTLLKDPPILILDEATSALDSRTEAAIQTTLSTVSARRTTIVIAHRLSTIVDADEIVVLEAGRVAERGRHADLLRKGGLYAEMWARQSVEQEMEEA; encoded by the coding sequence ATGCCACCGATCACCGAAAACACGACCGCGACCGCCAGCTTCGAACCGCTCCGCCGGTTTCTGCCCTATCTCTGGCCCCAGGGGGAGACGGGACTCAAGGCACGCGTCGTCGGCGCGCTGCTGCTCGTGCTCGTCGCCAAGGCGACCACGCTCGTCATGCCCTTTGCCTATAAGGGCGCGATCGACCGGATGGTGCCGGGGATGGAGCCCGCCGCCACGCTCGCGATCGCGCTGATCCTGGCCTATGCGGGCGCGCGCTTCGGTGGTGTGTTGTTCGACAATCTGCGCAACGCGGTGTTCGAGCGGGTAGGGCAGGATGCCACGCGCCGTCTTTCGGCGCATGTCTTCGCGCATCTTCACCAGCTGTCGCTGCGCTTCCACCTCGAACGCCGTACCGGTGCTGTCACCAAGGTGATCGAGCGGGGGACGAAGAGCATCGACGTGATGCTCTATTTCCTGCTCTTCAACATTGCGCCCACGGTGATCGAGCTGGTGGCCGTCGCGGTGATCTTCCAGGTGAAGTTCGGATCGGGGCTGGTGCTGGCGACCTTTGCGATGGTGGCCGCCTATATCTGGTTCACCCGCGCGATCACCGACTGGCGTGCAAAGCTGCGCGATCAGATGAACACGCTCGATACCGGCGCGGTGGCGCGCGCCGTCGATTCGCTGCTCAACTATGAAACGGTCAAATATTTCAACGCGGAGAAGCGCGAGGCCGATCGCTATGGCAAGGCGGTGTCATCCTATGCCGAAGCCGCGATCAAGAGCGAGAATTCGCTCGCTTGGCTCAATATCGGCCAGTCGCTGATCACCAACCTCATGATGGGCGGCGCGATGGGTTATACCGTCTGGGGGTGGAGCAAGGGGCAGTTCACCACGGGTGACGTGGTGCTTGTCAACACGCTGCTCGCACAGCTTTTCCGTCCGCTCGACATGCTCGGCATGGTCTATCGCACCATCCGCCAGGGCCTCATCGACATGGAGGCGATGTTCACGCTGGTCGATACGCCCGCCGAGGTTGTCGATCGCCCCGATGCGTCCGCCCTGAAGGTCGGCTCGGGGCGCCTCACCTTCGAGGATGTCCATTTCGGCTATGAGCCCGAACGGCAGATATTGAAGGGGGTCAGTTTCGAGATTCCGCCCGGCGGCACGCTCGCCGTGGTCGGCCCCTCGGGCGCGGGCAAGTCAACGCTCGCGCGCCTGCTCTTCCGCTTCTACGACGCCACCGGCGGCCGGATTCTGATCGACGGTCAGGATATCGCGCATGTCACCCAGGCGTCGCTCCGCGCAGAGATCGGGATCGTCCCGCAGGATACGGTGCTGTTCAACGACACCATCGGCTACAACATCGCCTATGGCCGCGAGGGCGCGGGCGATGCCGATGTCCGCGCGGCGGCGAAGGGCGCGGCGATCGCGCATTTCATCGAAGGACTGCCCGATGGATATGACACCCGGGTGGGCGAACGTGGGCTGAAGCTTTCGGGCGGCGAGAAACAGCGTGTCGCGATCGCGCGCACGCTTCTCAAGGATCCGCCGATCCTCATCCTCGACGAAGCGACGAGCGCGCTCGACAGCCGCACCGAGGCTGCGATCCAGACGACGCTCAGCACCGTTTCGGCGCGGCGCACCACCATCGTGATCGCGCACCGCTTGTCTACCATCGTCGACGCCGACGAGATCGTCGTGCTCGAAGCCGGGCGTGTGGCCGAACGCGGCCGGCATGCGGACCTGCTGCGCAAGGGCGGGCTCTATGCGGAAATGTGGGCGCGCCAGTCGGTCGAGCAGGAGATGGAAGAAGCCTGA